The nucleotide sequence TCTTCTGCCCGGGAAGGGTGAATCTGATCGGAGAGCACATTGATTATAATGGCGGGCAGGTAATGCCCTGTGCCATTTCACTGGGAACAACCTTACTGGTTACAGCGAATGATGAGGGCGTGTTCCGCTTCAGGGCGCTGGATTTTCCTGAATCAGCCGACATCGCTTTAAATCCTGAAGGCTATCAGAAAACAGGACCGGAGTGGTTTAATTATCCCCTGGGCGTTATACAGGAGTTTCAGAAAAAAGATATAACACTTACCGGCCTGGATTTTCTTTTTTCGGGTAACCTCCCCATCGGGTCTGGGTTGTCTTCCAGTGCATCCATTGAGGTACTGACGGCATTTGCGTTGAATGAACTGTTTAACGGAGGCCTTTCCCGCGTGGACCTTGCCGTGCTGGGAAAACGTGTGGAGAATGATTTTATGGGACTGAACAGTGGTATCATGGATCAGTTTGCTGTGGCGATGGGTAAGGAAGCGCATGCCGTATTGCTGAATACGGATACATTGGACTATGAGTACCTGCCTTTTGAAATAGGAGATTATGTACTGGCCATCATCAACAGCAATAAGCCCAGGAAACTGGTAGAATCCAAGTACAACGAACGGTTCAATGAATGCCGGACGGTATTAAAACAACTGCAGGAAAAAATACAGGCGCAGCACCTCTGCGATATACCGCTGGAAACCTTTCAGCAGGAAGAAGCGCTGGTAGCGGATCCTGTGCTGCGGAAAAGGGCACTGCATGTGATCTCCGAGAACGACCGGGTTAAAAAAGCCCGGGAAGCGCTGACAACCGGTGATATTGCAGGTTTCGGTCAGCTGATGTATGCTTCGCATGATTCATTGCAGCAGCTGTATGAAGTGTCGGGGCCGGAGCTGGATGCCATTGTTGATTTTTGCAGAACCTATGATGGTTGTATCGGCGCGCGCATGACCGGTGCCGGTTTTGGCGGCTGCGCCATTGCATTAATCAAGCAGGATCAGTTCGATGATTTTGCAGAAAAAGTTACGGCAGCGTATGAAGAAAAGATCGGGTATAAGCCCGGGGTCTTCTCTTCTGTAATTGCGGAAGGCGTGCGCAAGCTCGTTTAGACATAATGGATTAAACCTGTAAGGAAGACCGGCAGCATCAGACACGCTTTGATGGCGCCGGTCTTCTTATTTGTAATGCCAGATCAATGCGGCGATGACAAATATTTTTATAGTTATCCTGACCGGATCTTCGGCACCGCCCGCTAAGCGTCAGGTTGATCTTTATTATTAAAGGCTGCGGCACTGCGCTGACCGTTGAGTAAGAAATAAGAACAGACAAAGAAGGTGCAGCGCACCGGTCGACGCGCCGGATTTATACAGGCCGGTGTACGAAATTACCGCCGCACTGCGGCGCGGTATTCATTGAGACCCGCATCGTACGGGCTCCTTTCTGTTTGGGATACCGGATGCGTTATACCGCTATTTCAATACCCAGGACTTATAGCGGTCCAGTGCCTCCAGGTAGTAGTAATCGGCATAGGAAAGGGATACGTTCACCTCCGATTTGCCGGGCAGGTGTCCTACACTTTGCGTAAGGATAAAGCCTTTGCTGCCGCCAGGCTGCGATTTATAGGTAGTAGACATTGACCGGATCATATCTGCTGCATTTGAAGTATAAACAGCTTTCTGTTCTTTGTTGCTGTACTGTGCCAGCTCCAGCAACGCGGAGGCAATGACCGCGCCGGCGGATACATCACGCGGGGCAGCCGGGATATCCGGAGCATTGAAATCCCAATAGGGCACTTTGTCGGCAGGCAGATTGGGATGTGTAAGGATAAAGCCTGCGATCTTATGAGCTTGTGCCAGGTATTCCGTTTTTTTTGTAAAACGGTACATCATTGTATAGCCGTACAGTCCCCAGGCCTGACCACGCGCCCATGCCGATTCATCCGCATAACCCTGGTGGGTCACTTTCTTTATTACTGCACCTGTTGCCGTGTCGTAATCTACCGCGTGATAGCTGCTGCCATCCGGGCGGAAATGGTTTTTTAAAGTAGTGTTGGCATGGTTTTCCGCAATCCCGGCCAGCCGCTTACTGCCCCCGTTGCGGGAAGCCCATTCCAGTAATTCCAGGTTCATCATATTATCAATGATCACCGGTGCATTGAATTTGGTGCTTTTATTCCAGGATTGTATCGCCTGCATTCCCGGCCGGTACCGCTTGGTAGCGGTTTCGGCTGCTGTCAGGATCACTTCTTTGTATCCGGGATCTTTGGTTATGGCATACGCATTTCCAAAACTGCAGAAGATCATAAAACCAATATCATGATTGCCGGTATAGTATTTTATCTTTTCCTCAACAATCAGTTTTCGTTTTGCCTCTGCAAGTATTGCAGTGTCGTTGGTCGCTTTATAAATGAGCCACAATGCCCCCGGGTAAAAACCACTCGTCCACCAGTCCGTGCCGGAAACAACCAACTGGTCTTTGGCGGGATCGTAGTTCTGGGGCATTTTACCGGCCGGAACATTTTTCATAAGAAGCTTGTACTGGCTTGCCGCGAAGGCTTCGTCATTTTTTATTAACATTCGCATGTCTTTTTGCGCAGCGGCGCTTAAGGAGCAGGCGATCAGCACGGCAATGGCGGCCAGTTTAAAGGAATAGTTCATTACAGAAGTTTAAAGAATTAAAGATCAGCCGGCAAAATAAGAAAAATAAAAAGTTCCGGCAATAATCATAATTACTTAAGTATTTTTATTTCATAAACTTGAGTTATGAAAACGATGGCGCGTAGTATGTACTTCCTGTTATTATTATTATTAAATACGACGGCTTTTTCCCAGGCGCCCTTTGAGGCCGTGGCTGCAAAACCGCATCCGCGCCTGCTGCTTTCAAAAGAAGAGGAGGGACAACTAAAGAATACCATCCGGCAAAATGCCGACTTTGAAAAACTGCACCGGCTCATACTGCAGACATCGGACGCACTCTGCACGGCAGCGCCGCTGGAGCACAAAAAGATCGGGAAGCGGCTGCTTTCGGTATCGCGGGAGGCGATCCGCCGGATCTTTTTCCTGTCTTATTCGTGGCGGATGACCGGCGACCGGAAATACCTGGATGCGGCCCAACAACAGTTGCGGACTATTGCTGCTTTTGACGACTGGAACCCCACGCATTACCTGGATGTGGCAGAGATGACCATGGCGGCGGCGATCGGGTACGACTGGCTGTACGATGTACTGGATGCTGATACAAGAAAAAAAATAAGTACGGCGATCCTTGATAAAGGCATCCGCACCTCTACGGATACCCGGTATAACTACTGGCTGAAAGTGGAAAACAACTGGAACCAGGTCTGCAATGCCGGGATCTCTTACGGAGCTTTTGCCATTTTTGAGTCGGCGCCTGAACAATGCGCTCCGATTATCAGCCGTGCGATCGCATCCATTAAGATCCCCATGAAACAATATGCCCCGGACGGCGCTTACCCGGAGGGATACGGATACTGGAGTTACGGAACAACCTATAATGTCTTTTTCCTGGATGCGCTGGAGCGTTTAACCGGAACTGATGCGGGCCTGAGCCGCTCGCCGGGGTTTATGAAAACGGCGGATTATTTTCAGCAGATGATCACACCCGGTGGATTGCCGTTTAATTATGCTGATTCCGGCCCGGGCGCTGAACC is from Niabella beijingensis and encodes:
- a CDS encoding glycoside hydrolase family 88 protein, whose product is MNYSFKLAAIAVLIACSLSAAAQKDMRMLIKNDEAFAASQYKLLMKNVPAGKMPQNYDPAKDQLVVSGTDWWTSGFYPGALWLIYKATNDTAILAEAKRKLIVEEKIKYYTGNHDIGFMIFCSFGNAYAITKDPGYKEVILTAAETATKRYRPGMQAIQSWNKSTKFNAPVIIDNMMNLELLEWASRNGGSKRLAGIAENHANTTLKNHFRPDGSSYHAVDYDTATGAVIKKVTHQGYADESAWARGQAWGLYGYTMMYRFTKKTEYLAQAHKIAGFILTHPNLPADKVPYWDFNAPDIPAAPRDVSAGAVIASALLELAQYSNKEQKAVYTSNAADMIRSMSTTYKSQPGGSKGFILTQSVGHLPGKSEVNVSLSYADYYYLEALDRYKSWVLK
- a CDS encoding galactokinase, yielding MTIGDLQKEFEKNYNKQASHVFFCPGRVNLIGEHIDYNGGQVMPCAISLGTTLLVTANDEGVFRFRALDFPESADIALNPEGYQKTGPEWFNYPLGVIQEFQKKDITLTGLDFLFSGNLPIGSGLSSSASIEVLTAFALNELFNGGLSRVDLAVLGKRVENDFMGLNSGIMDQFAVAMGKEAHAVLLNTDTLDYEYLPFEIGDYVLAIINSNKPRKLVESKYNERFNECRTVLKQLQEKIQAQHLCDIPLETFQQEEALVADPVLRKRALHVISENDRVKKAREALTTGDIAGFGQLMYASHDSLQQLYEVSGPELDAIVDFCRTYDGCIGARMTGAGFGGCAIALIKQDQFDDFAEKVTAAYEEKIGYKPGVFSSVIAEGVRKLV